A stretch of Candidatus Binatus sp. DNA encodes these proteins:
- a CDS encoding GNAT family N-acetyltransferase has protein sequence MAEQIKTNRPYPQEVKLRGNKTARLRLMEANDLDKMLAFAASLPADDLLFLRTDITDRSVVKQWVDNIKHGHTITLLAEIDGEIAAYASVHLDQARWTRRVGEIRINASPRYRGLGLGHRLAAEVFDLARSLGLKKITAQMTTDQTAARAAFERLGFQVEAMLTDWVEDRSGRSRDLLIMTFDVAGFHDHVAA, from the coding sequence ATGGCCGAGCAAATCAAGACCAATCGCCCGTATCCGCAGGAGGTGAAACTGCGCGGCAATAAAACCGCCCGGCTGCGCCTGATGGAAGCGAACGACCTGGACAAGATGCTCGCCTTCGCCGCCAGCCTGCCCGCCGACGACCTGCTGTTTCTGCGCACCGACATCACCGATCGCAGCGTGGTGAAGCAATGGGTCGATAACATCAAGCACGGCCACACGATCACGCTGCTAGCGGAAATCGACGGCGAGATCGCGGCGTACGCGAGCGTGCACCTGGACCAGGCGCGATGGACGCGGCGGGTCGGCGAGATTCGCATCAACGCGTCGCCGCGATATCGCGGGCTGGGGCTTGGGCACCGGCTCGCGGCTGAGGTTTTCGATCTGGCGCGCTCGCTGGGGCTCAAGAAGATCACCGCGCAGATGACCACCGATCAGACCGCGGCGCGCGCGGCCTTCGAGCGGCTCGGCTTCCAGGTCGAGGCGATGCTGACGGATTGGGTCGAGGATCGAAGTGGGCGCTCGCGCGATCTGCTGATTATGACGTTCGACGTGGCGGGCTTTCACGATCACGTCGCGGCGTAG